One Acidaminococcales bacterium genomic region harbors:
- a CDS encoding histidine kinase, giving the protein MATRNLWLILSLFTILVALLDRTDFFRKALFRTTSSISGQFLLVALFSAIGISGTYWSIIAENGTINARAVGVIAGGLSGGALVGLVTGFIVGLHRFLFLDNFTAMESAAITVLQGCIAGILSGTVKKRKKIWPCAFIIGFALEALHMALLLVFAAPFDKALALVKAIAPPMLVTNSVGIAIFTGIMEDTYKRNESLKAATTKAALCIANLSSSISHMGFNDRSAKESVKSIIKATSNFDCAAILANRQILALACDNPKDEKAIARFLDNFIGRGYPDELDDAAPIQAKIVRPIYKGNIQVATLFFGKRGKEPVSELDIELALGLGDLISAQIEIAEVKERAKLLVHAELKALQCQINPHFLFNTLNAISYYCRSKPATAKKLITYLADYYRHNLSDSGVMVSFQQELQHINAYVSIEMARFGERLQMQYDFDKNTDFKLPALIMQPLVENAIKHGLRPKENGGTVRIGAVKQEGSFELSVSDDGVGIDAAKLGSLLEADAARTSIGLCNVHKRLITIYGPDCGLNINSQKNGGTVVSFKIPILQGGQTWR; this is encoded by the coding sequence AATTTTTATTGGTTGCCCTTTTTTCCGCTATTGGCATTTCAGGGACCTACTGGAGCATAATTGCCGAGAACGGGACAATAAACGCAAGGGCGGTCGGCGTCATTGCCGGCGGGCTTAGCGGCGGCGCCCTGGTAGGTTTAGTTACGGGCTTTATCGTTGGGCTGCACAGGTTCTTGTTTTTGGATAATTTCACCGCTATGGAAAGCGCGGCGATAACTGTATTGCAAGGCTGCATTGCCGGGATTTTGTCCGGCACGGTAAAAAAGCGGAAAAAAATTTGGCCCTGCGCTTTCATCATAGGGTTTGCCCTCGAAGCTTTGCACATGGCGTTGCTGCTCGTTTTCGCCGCGCCCTTTGACAAAGCTTTGGCGCTGGTAAAGGCGATAGCGCCGCCAATGCTTGTAACTAATTCTGTGGGCATCGCTATTTTTACTGGCATCATGGAAGATACTTACAAAAGAAATGAAAGCCTCAAAGCCGCGACGACGAAAGCGGCGCTTTGTATCGCCAACTTGTCAAGTTCCATCTCCCACATGGGTTTTAACGATAGATCCGCAAAAGAAAGTGTCAAGTCCATTATCAAGGCGACAAGCAATTTCGACTGCGCGGCGATTTTGGCCAACAGGCAGATATTGGCGCTGGCCTGCGACAACCCAAAAGACGAAAAGGCCATCGCCCGGTTTTTAGATAATTTTATTGGCCGCGGCTATCCTGACGAACTTGACGATGCGGCGCCAATACAGGCCAAAATAGTCCGCCCCATTTACAAGGGCAACATTCAGGTCGCCACTTTGTTTTTCGGCAAGCGGGGCAAAGAGCCCGTTTCCGAGCTTGACATAGAGCTTGCCTTAGGGTTGGGCGACCTGATTTCCGCGCAGATAGAGATTGCCGAAGTGAAAGAGCGGGCCAAGCTTTTAGTCCATGCCGAACTCAAAGCTTTGCAATGTCAAATAAATCCGCATTTTCTTTTTAATACTTTGAACGCTATAAGTTATTATTGCAGAAGCAAACCGGCCACAGCCAAGAAACTGATAACTTATCTTGCCGATTACTACAGGCACAATCTGTCCGATTCCGGCGTGATGGTTTCTTTTCAGCAGGAGCTTCAACATATAAACGCTTATGTCAGCATTGAAATGGCGCGTTTTGGCGAACGGTTGCAAATGCAATATGATTTTGACAAAAATACAGATTTCAAGCTGCCCGCGCTTATCATGCAGCCGCTGGTGGAAAATGCCATCAAGCACGGTTTGCGGCCCAAAGAAAATGGCGGCACTGTCCGTATCGGGGCGGTCAAGCAGGAGGGCAGTTTTGAGCTGTCCGTTTCCGACGACGGCGTCGGCATAGACGCTGCAAAGCTTGGCTCTTTGCTTGAAGCGGATGCGGCGCGAACGTCGATCGGGCTCTGCAACGTGCACAAAAGGCTTATAACGATATATGGGCCTGACTGCGGCCTTAACATAAATAGCCAAAAAAACGGGGGAACCGTAGTAAGCTTTAAAATCCCGATATTACAAGGAGGTCAGACATGGCGTTGA